The following proteins are co-located in the Chlorocebus sabaeus isolate Y175 chromosome 21, mChlSab1.0.hap1, whole genome shotgun sequence genome:
- the LOC103227154 gene encoding olfactory receptor 2A2 yields the protein MEGNQTWITDVTLLGFQVGSALEILLCGLFSVFYALTLLGNGIIFGIICLDCKLHTPMYFFLSHLAVIDMSYASNNVPKMLANLMNKKRTISFVPCIMQTFLYFAFADTECLILVVMSYDRHVVICHPLQYTVIMSWRVCTILALTSWSCGFALSLVHAILLLRLPFCGPRDVNHLFCEILSVLKLACADTWVNQVFIFATCVFVLVGPLSLILVSYMHILGAILKIQTKEGRMKALSTCFSHLCVVGLFFGIAMVVYMVPDSNQREEQEKILSLFHSLFNPMLNPLIYSLRNAQVKSALHRALQRKRPMGRVYGLCL from the coding sequence ATGGAAGGCAACCAGACATGGATCACAGATGTCAccctgctgggattccaggttgGTTCAGCACTGGAGATTCTCCTCTGTGGACTTTTCTCTGTCTTCTATGCACTCACCCTGCTGGGGAATGGGATCATCTTTGGGATTATCTGCCTGGACTGTAAGCTTCACAcccccatgtacttcttcctctCACACCTGGCCGTCATTGACATGTCCTATGCTTCCAACAATGTTCCCAAGATGTTGGCAAATCTGATGAACAAGAAAAGAACCATCTCCTTTGTTCCATGCATAATGCAGACTTTTTTGTATTTCGCTTTTGCTGATACAGAGTGCCTGATTTTGGTGGTGATGTCCTATGATAGGCATGTCGTCATCTGTCACCCTCTCCAGTACACTGTCATCATGAGCTGGAGAGTGTGCACGATACTGGCTCTCACGTCCTGGTCATGTGGGTTTGCTCTGTCCTTGGTACATGCAATTCTCCTCCTAAGGTTGCCCTTCTGTGGGCCCCGGGATGTGAACCACCTCTTCTGTGAAATTCTGTCTGTCCTCAAGCTGGCCTGTGCTGACACCTGGGTTAACCAAGTCTTCATATTTGCTACCTGTGTGTTTGTCTTAGTCGGGCCTCTTTCCTTGATTCTGGTCTCCTACATGCACATTCTCGGGGCCATCCTGAAGATCCAGACAAAGGAGGGCCGCATGAAGGCCCTCTCCACCTGCTTCTCCCACCTGTGTGTGGTTGGACTCTTCTTTGGCATAGCCATGGTGGTTTATATGGTCCCAGACTCTAATCAACGAGAGGAGCAGGAGAAAATTCTGTCCCTGTTTCATAGTCTCTTTAACCCAATGCTGAACCCCTTGATCTACAGCCTGAGGAACGCTCAGGTGAAGAGTGCCCTCCACAGAGCACTCCAGAGGAAGAGGCCCATGGGAAGGGTGTATGGGCTTTGCCTTTAA